In one window of Paraburkholderia phymatum STM815 DNA:
- the tldD gene encoding metalloprotease TldD, with protein sequence MNIIEPSIRNLATAKDVLLTPYGLDEAVLTRTLAEIFTHRVDYADLYFQTTRSEAWSLEEGIVKSGSFSIDQGVGVRAVSGDRTAFAYSDDLSPEAIRQAAIATRAIAKAGGGKQKIKAASTLTGVSGRDLYLPSDPLHSLDATAKVKLLERIEQMARGRDPRITQVMAGLAGEYDVVLVARSDGALAADIRPLVRVSVTVIAEQNGRREIGSGGGGGRFDYGYFSDDILSKYVDDAVHAALVNLDARPAPAGAMTVVLGPGWPGVLLHEAIGHGLEGDFNRKGSSAFAGRIGEQVAAKGVTVVDDGTLPNRRGSLNIDDEGNPTQCTTLIEDGILKGYIQDTLNARLMKMPVTGNARRESYAALPMPRMTNTYMLNGDKDPQEIIQSVKNGLYAVNFGGGQVDITNGKFVFSASEAYMIENGKITYPVKGATLIGSGPESLKYVSMIGNDMSLDTGVGVCGKEGQSVPVGVGQPTLRIDKMTVGGTV encoded by the coding sequence ATGAACATCATCGAACCCAGCATCCGTAATCTCGCGACGGCCAAAGACGTGCTGCTCACGCCCTATGGCCTCGACGAAGCCGTGCTGACCCGCACGCTCGCCGAAATCTTCACGCATCGCGTCGATTACGCCGACCTCTACTTCCAGACCACGCGCAGCGAGGCGTGGAGCCTGGAGGAAGGCATTGTCAAGTCGGGCAGCTTCAGCATCGACCAGGGCGTCGGCGTGCGCGCCGTGTCGGGCGACCGCACGGCGTTCGCGTATTCGGACGACCTGTCGCCCGAAGCGATCCGCCAGGCGGCAATCGCCACGCGCGCCATCGCGAAGGCAGGCGGCGGCAAGCAGAAAATCAAGGCAGCTTCCACACTGACGGGCGTGTCCGGGCGCGATCTGTATCTGCCGTCCGATCCGCTGCATTCGCTCGACGCGACAGCGAAGGTCAAGCTGCTCGAGCGCATCGAGCAGATGGCGCGCGGCCGCGATCCGCGCATCACGCAGGTGATGGCGGGTCTCGCGGGCGAATACGACGTCGTGCTGGTCGCGCGCAGCGACGGCGCGCTGGCCGCGGACATCCGCCCGCTCGTGCGCGTGTCGGTGACGGTGATCGCCGAGCAGAACGGCCGCCGCGAAATCGGCAGCGGCGGCGGCGGCGGACGCTTCGACTACGGCTACTTCAGCGACGACATCCTGTCGAAATACGTCGACGACGCCGTGCACGCGGCGCTCGTCAATCTCGACGCGCGCCCGGCCCCCGCCGGCGCAATGACTGTCGTGCTCGGACCGGGCTGGCCCGGCGTGCTGCTGCACGAAGCGATCGGCCACGGCCTCGAAGGCGACTTCAACCGCAAGGGCTCGTCGGCGTTCGCGGGGCGCATCGGCGAACAGGTCGCGGCCAAGGGCGTGACGGTGGTCGACGACGGCACGCTGCCGAACCGCCGCGGCTCGCTGAACATCGACGACGAAGGCAACCCGACACAGTGCACGACGCTGATCGAGGACGGCATCCTGAAGGGCTACATTCAGGACACGCTGAATGCGCGTCTGATGAAGATGCCCGTGACGGGAAACGCGCGCCGCGAATCGTACGCCGCGCTGCCCATGCCGCGCATGACGAACACCTACATGCTCAACGGCGACAAGGATCCGCAGGAAATCATCCAGTCGGTGAAGAACGGTCTGTATGCGGTGAACTTCGGCGGCGGTCAGGTCGACATCACGAACGGCAAGTTCGTGTTCTCGGCGTCCGAGGCGTACATGATCGAGAACGGCAAGATCACGTATCCCGTCAAGGGCGCGACGCTGATCGGCAGCGGCCCCGAATCGCTCAAGTACGTGAGCATGATCGGCAACGACATGTCGCTGGATACGGGTGTCGGCGTGTGCGGCAAGGAAGGCCAGAGCGTGCCCGTCGGCGTCGGTCAGCCGACGCTGCGCATCGACAAAATGACGGTCGGCGGCACGGTGTGA
- the aroG gene encoding 3-deoxy-7-phosphoheptulonate synthase AroG: MPPHNTDDVRIRELKELTPPAHLIREFPCDEKVSDLIFNARQSMHRILHGMDDRLIVIVGPCSIHDTKAALEYAGRLIEQRKRFAGELEIVMRVYFEKPRTTVGWKGLINDPYMDNSFKINDGLRTARELLMKINELGLPAGTEYLDMISPQYIADLISWGAIGARTTESQVHRELASGLSCPVGFKNGTDGNVKIAVDAIKAASQPHHFLSVTKGGHSAIVSTAGNEDCHIILRGGKAPNYDADSVNAACSDIGKAGLAARLMIDASHANSSKKHENQIPVCADIGRQIAAGDERIVGVMVESHLVAGRQDLVDGCALTYGQSITDACIGWDDSVAVLEGLADAVKQRRVARGSGN; the protein is encoded by the coding sequence ATGCCCCCGCACAACACCGACGATGTCCGTATCCGCGAATTGAAAGAACTGACGCCGCCCGCGCACCTGATCCGCGAATTTCCCTGCGACGAAAAAGTGTCGGACCTGATCTTCAACGCGCGTCAATCGATGCATCGGATTCTGCACGGCATGGACGACCGGCTGATCGTGATCGTCGGGCCGTGCTCGATTCACGACACGAAGGCCGCGCTCGAGTACGCGGGGCGCCTGATCGAGCAACGCAAGCGCTTCGCGGGCGAACTGGAAATCGTGATGCGCGTGTACTTCGAAAAACCGCGCACGACGGTGGGCTGGAAAGGCCTCATCAACGACCCGTACATGGACAACAGCTTCAAGATCAACGACGGCCTGCGCACCGCCCGCGAGCTGCTGATGAAGATCAACGAGCTGGGGCTGCCCGCCGGCACCGAGTATCTCGACATGATCAGCCCGCAATACATCGCCGATCTGATCTCGTGGGGCGCGATCGGCGCGCGCACGACGGAATCGCAGGTGCATCGCGAACTCGCGTCGGGGCTGTCGTGCCCGGTCGGCTTCAAGAACGGCACGGACGGCAACGTGAAGATCGCCGTCGACGCGATCAAGGCCGCTTCGCAGCCTCACCATTTCCTGTCAGTGACGAAGGGCGGCCATTCGGCCATTGTCTCGACGGCGGGCAACGAGGATTGCCACATCATCCTGCGCGGCGGGAAGGCCCCGAACTACGACGCCGACAGCGTGAACGCCGCGTGCAGCGACATCGGCAAGGCAGGCCTCGCCGCGCGTCTGATGATCGACGCGAGCCACGCGAACAGCTCGAAGAAGCATGAAAACCAGATTCCCGTGTGCGCGGACATCGGCCGCCAGATCGCGGCGGGCGACGAGCGCATCGTCGGCGTGATGGTTGAATCGCATCTCGTCGCGGGCCGTCAGGATCTGGTGGACGGCTGCGCGCTGACGTACGGTCAGAGCATCACCGATGCGTGCATCGGCTGGGACGACAGCGTTGCCGTGCTCGAAGGTCTTGCAGACGCCGTCAAGCAGCGGCGCGTCGCGCGCGGCAGCGGAAACTGA
- a CDS encoding cob(I)yrinic acid a,c-diamide adenosyltransferase, protein MGNRLSKISTRTGDDGTTGLGDGSRVRKDDARIAAIGDVDELNSNIGVLLCETLPNDLRVALTAIQHDLFDLGGELCIPGHSMIADAHLAQLDSWLAEYNATLPPLREFILPAGTRAASLAHVCRTVCRRAERSIVALGAVDAINDAPRRYVNRLSDLLFVLARVLNRVDGGDDVLWRHDRSAQKDDAQSGE, encoded by the coding sequence ATGGGCAACCGCTTGAGCAAGATTTCGACACGCACGGGCGACGACGGCACCACAGGTCTCGGAGACGGCAGCCGCGTGCGCAAGGACGACGCGCGGATTGCGGCGATCGGCGATGTCGACGAGTTGAACTCGAACATCGGCGTCTTGCTGTGCGAAACCTTGCCCAATGACCTGCGCGTCGCGCTGACGGCGATCCAGCACGATCTGTTCGATCTGGGCGGCGAGCTATGCATTCCGGGCCATTCGATGATCGCCGATGCGCATCTTGCGCAACTCGATTCATGGCTTGCTGAATACAACGCGACGCTGCCGCCGCTCAGGGAGTTCATCCTGCCTGCGGGCACGCGCGCAGCGTCGCTTGCACATGTGTGCCGGACGGTTTGCCGGCGCGCAGAGCGATCGATCGTCGCGTTGGGTGCCGTCGATGCGATCAACGACGCGCCGCGTCGATATGTGAACCGCTTGTCGGATCTGCTGTTCGTACTGGCCCGCGTGCTGAACCGGGTGGACGGCGGCGACGACGTGCTGTGGCGCCACGATCGCAGCGCGCAGAAAGACGATGCGCAAAGCGGGGAATAG
- a CDS encoding FAD-binding oxidoreductase yields the protein MNHPVPPIPVRRPFPAELLAALKSAFGDRVSTSEAVRAHHGRDESPFDPQLPDAVVYARTTEDVQTIVKLCGRYDVPIIPYGNGSSLEGHLLAVQGGVSIDLSEMNRVLSINAEDLTVTVEPGISRKQLNEALRDTGLFFPIDPGADASIGGMSATRASGTNAVRYGTMRENVLGLSVVLADGRVIHTGTRARKSSAGYDLTRLFVGSEGTLGVITEITVRLYPQPEAVSAAVCTFASMGDAVRAVIETIQIGVPIARVEFVDSLAVRSINRHSNLTLREAPTLFFEFHGTEAGVKEQAELVQELAAQNKGEGFEWATRPEDRSRLWNARHSAYFAMLQLKPGSRAVTTDVCVPISRLAECVVETEEDLKTSPLPCPIVGHVGDGNFHVAMLIDPNKPEELEEAERLNHRIVQRALRMDGTCTGEHGVGLHKMGFLLEEHGPVAVDVMRSIKHSLDPRNLMNPGKIFTWAA from the coding sequence GTGAACCATCCCGTGCCGCCCATCCCCGTGCGCCGCCCTTTTCCTGCTGAACTTCTTGCTGCGCTCAAGTCGGCATTCGGCGACCGCGTATCCACATCCGAAGCCGTCCGCGCCCATCATGGCCGCGACGAGTCGCCCTTCGATCCGCAGTTGCCTGACGCGGTCGTCTATGCACGCACCACCGAGGACGTGCAGACCATCGTCAAGCTATGCGGTCGATACGACGTGCCCATCATTCCGTACGGCAACGGCTCCTCGCTCGAAGGCCACCTGCTTGCCGTGCAAGGCGGCGTGTCGATCGATCTTTCCGAAATGAACCGCGTGCTGTCCATCAACGCGGAAGATCTGACCGTCACCGTCGAGCCCGGGATCTCCCGCAAGCAGCTGAACGAAGCGCTGCGCGACACGGGCCTGTTCTTCCCGATCGACCCCGGCGCGGACGCGAGCATAGGTGGCATGTCGGCCACGCGCGCATCGGGCACGAACGCCGTGCGTTACGGCACGATGCGCGAAAACGTCCTCGGCCTGTCCGTGGTGCTGGCCGATGGCCGCGTGATCCATACTGGCACGCGCGCACGCAAGTCGTCGGCCGGCTACGACCTCACGCGCCTCTTCGTCGGTTCTGAAGGCACGCTCGGTGTCATCACCGAAATCACCGTGCGCCTGTATCCGCAGCCGGAAGCGGTGTCGGCAGCCGTGTGCACGTTCGCGTCGATGGGCGACGCCGTGCGCGCGGTGATCGAAACCATCCAGATCGGCGTGCCCATCGCGCGCGTCGAGTTCGTCGATTCGCTCGCCGTCCGTTCGATCAACCGTCATTCGAACCTGACCTTGCGCGAAGCGCCCACGCTGTTCTTCGAATTCCACGGCACGGAAGCCGGCGTGAAGGAACAGGCCGAACTCGTGCAGGAACTCGCTGCGCAAAACAAGGGCGAAGGCTTCGAATGGGCGACGCGTCCGGAAGACCGCAGCCGTTTGTGGAACGCGCGTCATAGCGCCTACTTCGCGATGCTGCAGCTGAAGCCCGGCAGCCGCGCCGTCACCACCGACGTCTGCGTGCCCATCTCGCGGCTCGCGGAGTGCGTGGTCGAAACGGAAGAAGACCTGAAGACTTCGCCGCTGCCCTGTCCGATCGTCGGACACGTAGGTGATGGAAATTTCCACGTCGCGATGCTGATCGACCCGAACAAGCCCGAAGAACTGGAGGAAGCGGAGCGCCTGAATCATCGCATCGTGCAGCGCGCGCTGCGCATGGACGGCACCTGCACGGGCGAGCATGGCGTAGGCCTGCACAAGATGGGGTTCCTGCTCGAAGAACATGGTCCCGTCGCCGTCGACGTAATGCGCTCCATCAAGCATTCGCTCGATCCGCGCAACCTGATGAATCCAGGCAAGATCTTTACGTGGGCAGCATAG
- a CDS encoding FAD-linked oxidase C-terminal domain-containing protein has protein sequence MNAPGELSPELSPEMLAQRQREVVQALMAVLPTHCLLYREEDTVAYECDGLAAYRRLPLAVALPETESQVQRIVQICHRLNVPIVPRGAGTSLSGGAMPIRHGVVVSLARFRKIVEVDPYARTATVQPGVRNLSISEAAAPYGLYYAPDPSSQIACTIGGNVAENSGGVHCLKYGLTVHNVLRVRAITMEGEIVEFGSLSPDAPGLDLLAVVIGSEGMFAIVTEVTVKLIPKPQASQVIMASFDDVVKGGDAVAGIIAAGIIPAGLEMMDKPATRAVEEFVNAGYDLDAAAILLCESDGTPEEVSEEIVRMTAVLREHGATRIQISRTEAERLRFWSGRKNAFPAAGRISPDYYCMDGTVPRRSIGPLLARIEEMEKKYNLRCINVFHAGDGNMHPLILFNGNDLDEWHRAEAFGCDILETCVELGGTVTGEHGVGIEKINSMCVQFSPEERDAFHAVKRAFDPACLLNPDKGIPTRARCAEYGKMHVRGGLLPHPDLPRF, from the coding sequence ATGAACGCACCCGGCGAGCTGTCCCCAGAGCTGTCGCCCGAGATGCTCGCGCAGCGTCAGCGTGAAGTCGTGCAGGCGTTGATGGCCGTACTGCCGACGCATTGCCTGTTGTATCGCGAAGAAGATACCGTCGCTTACGAATGCGATGGTCTCGCCGCCTATCGCCGCCTGCCGCTGGCCGTCGCGTTGCCCGAAACCGAATCGCAGGTGCAGCGCATCGTGCAGATCTGCCATCGGCTGAATGTGCCCATCGTGCCGCGCGGCGCGGGCACCAGCCTGTCCGGCGGCGCGATGCCGATCCGTCATGGCGTGGTCGTGTCGCTCGCGCGCTTTCGCAAGATCGTCGAAGTCGATCCGTATGCGCGCACGGCAACTGTCCAGCCGGGCGTACGCAATCTGTCGATCTCCGAAGCAGCCGCGCCTTACGGCCTTTACTATGCGCCCGATCCTTCGTCGCAGATCGCCTGCACGATCGGCGGGAACGTCGCGGAAAACTCGGGCGGCGTGCACTGCCTCAAATACGGCCTCACCGTTCATAACGTGCTGCGCGTGCGCGCGATCACAATGGAAGGCGAGATCGTCGAGTTTGGCTCGCTCAGCCCGGATGCGCCGGGTCTCGATCTGCTCGCCGTCGTGATCGGCAGCGAGGGGATGTTCGCGATCGTCACGGAAGTCACGGTCAAGCTGATTCCGAAGCCGCAGGCCTCGCAGGTCATCATGGCGAGTTTCGACGACGTCGTGAAGGGCGGCGATGCCGTCGCAGGCATCATTGCCGCGGGCATCATTCCGGCCGGTCTCGAGATGATGGACAAGCCGGCCACGCGTGCCGTCGAGGAATTTGTGAACGCGGGCTACGACCTTGACGCGGCCGCCATCCTGCTGTGCGAATCCGACGGCACCCCCGAGGAAGTCAGCGAGGAAATCGTCCGCATGACGGCCGTATTGCGCGAGCATGGCGCGACGCGCATCCAGATCTCACGAACGGAAGCCGAGCGCCTGCGTTTCTGGTCGGGCCGCAAGAACGCGTTTCCGGCCGCCGGCCGCATCTCGCCCGACTACTACTGCATGGACGGCACGGTGCCGCGCCGCAGCATCGGCCCGCTGCTCGCTCGCATCGAAGAGATGGAGAAGAAGTACAACCTGCGCTGCATCAACGTGTTCCACGCGGGCGACGGCAACATGCACCCGCTGATCCTGTTCAATGGCAACGACCTCGATGAATGGCATCGCGCCGAGGCATTCGGATGCGACATTCTCGAAACGTGCGTCGAACTGGGCGGCACGGTGACGGGCGAACATGGCGTAGGCATCGAGAAGATCAATTCGATGTGCGTGCAGTTTTCGCCGGAAGAGCGCGACGCGTTCCACGCGGTCAAGCGCGCTTTCGATCCTGCCTGCCTGCTCAACCCCGACAAAGGCATTCCGACGCGAGCCCGCTGCGCCGAGTACGGAAAGATGCATGTGCGCGGCGGGCTGCTGCCGCACCCGGACCTGCCTCGTTTCTGA